In Bacillota bacterium, the genomic window CCGCAGAGGTTACCGTACAGCAATACTTGATGCCGATATTACAGGTCCATCAATCCCAACCGGCTTTGGGCTGCGGGAAAAGGCAGTAGGGGTTGAGCAGGGAATTCTGCCGATTAAAAGTAAAACTGACATCTCGATTATGTCGGTGAACTTTTTACTGGAGAACGAGACCGATCCTGTGGTATGGCGCAGTCCACTTATTACCGGAGCAATTAGGCAGTTTTGGTCCGATGTAATCTGGGGAGACATCGATTACATGTTTGTTGATATGCCTCCGGGAACTGGCGATGTTCCTTTAACTGTATTTCAATCCCTGCCAGTTGATGGAATTGTTGTTGTAACATCACCGCAGCAGTTAGTTGCAACAATAGTCGCTAAGGCTGTGAAAATGGCAGAGCTGATGAATATTCCAATCGTGGGTATTGTTGAGAATATGGCATATGTGCAGTGCCCAGACTGCAGTCGTGAAATCAAAGTATATGGAGAAAGCCATATCAGTGAAGTAGCAGGTCAGTATAATGTAGACGTGTTGGCTCGAATTCCGATCGATCCAAAGATTGCGTCTGCCGTTGACAGTGGTTCGATAGAGGATCTGGATATCCAGTGGCTGGATGAATTGGTTAAACGTGTGGAAAATGTCTAAAACCTCACTGGCGGGAGCAGGTTGAACCTGAAATTTTATGGTTAATTGAGGTTGACAATCTCGATGTTCCATGGTAATATATTTTTTGCCGACCGGTTTTGAGACCGGTCGGATATGCACTTTGAAAACTGCACAACAGATTTAAAAGGGTAACATGCAAATACTCAAGTAGAGTTTTTTCGTTTACCCTTAGGATTCTAATAATGTCAATAGGTCAAGTTACTAAGAGCGCACGGCGGATGCCTTGGCGCCAAGAGCCGATGAAGGA contains:
- a CDS encoding Mrp/NBP35 family ATP-binding protein produces the protein MANQKPDFQIEPNSLSNIKKVIGVVSGKGGVGKSLVTSILAVEMNRRGYRTAILDADITGPSIPTGFGLREKAVGVEQGILPIKSKTDISIMSVNFLLENETDPVVWRSPLITGAIRQFWSDVIWGDIDYMFVDMPPGTGDVPLTVFQSLPVDGIVVVTSPQQLVATIVAKAVKMAELMNIPIVGIVENMAYVQCPDCSREIKVYGESHISEVAGQYNVDVLARIPIDPKIASAVDSGSIEDLDIQWLDELVKRVENV